In Rhodococcus pseudokoreensis, the DNA window CCGGGGTCGGATAGGGCGAAGCCCACCCGCGCAGCAGCGACCGTTGATCGCATCGGTAGACCGCGGCACGGTGCGGGTTCGCCACCGTTCGGGAACGGCCCGACCCAGTGATCAGTTCTCCCCGCATCGGGATGTTCACCTGATACGAATCGAGCAGCTCATTGGTGAAGATCTCCACCTCGGTCGAATAGTCGAGGCGCCCGAGCGTGACCGGACCGAACGATGCGGCCGTCATTCGCATTTGAAACTTGTGCTCGTCACCGAGAACGCGAACCTCGTGGGGGTAGTAGAGATCGCTACCGATATCGCGCGCCTCGTCGATGTCGTCCGAGAGAAACGTTCTGGTGCCGTTTCCCTGCTGTGGAAGTTCGGTCATTAATTCGTCGGTCTCTCTGGTCGACTCGAAATGGAGAACTGTTCGGTTGTTTGCGCCAATTGGATATATTGCTGCGCGCACAGGATGGCGGCTCTTGTGACCTGAATCATACGCTAATGGGGAATCGCTCGACAGCGGCTATTCCCCAATCTGGAGGAGACGAATGACCGTCGATCACGCGCCGGAAGGCGTGAAAAGCCCGACCGGATGCCCCGTTTCAGGTATGGCGGCAGGATTCGATCCGTTTCGTGGTGCATACCAGGTCGATCCACCCACATCGTTGAAGGAAGCCCGCAAAGAGGAGCCGGTGTTCTACAGCCCACTCCTCGACTACTGGGTCGTCACCCGCTACGAGGACATCAAGCAGATCTTCAAGACACCGTCTGTGTTCTCACCGTCGATCACCCTCGATCAGATCACCCCCATCAGCGACGAAGCCCTGCAGATTCTGGGCACCTACCAGTTCGCCCCCGGCCCGACCATCGTGAACGAGGACGAGCCGATCCACACCGAACGCCGTCGCCTGCTGATGCAGCCGTTCGAGGCGGACAACGTCGCGGTACTCGAACCGAAGATCCGTGAGGTCGTCAACACCTACCTCGACAGGGTCATCAAGGACGGGCGCGCCGACCTCATCGGTGACCTGCTCTACGAAGTGCCGTGCATCGTCGCGCTCATCTTCCTCGGGGTCCCCGACGAGGACATCGAGACCTGCCGGCATTTCGGAATGCAGCAGACCCTGTTCACCTGGGGCCACCCCACCGGTGACGAGCAGACCCGGGTCGCCACCGGTATGGGCAAGTTCTGGGAATTCGCCGGCGGCCTGGTCCAGAAGCTCAAGGCCGACCCGAACGCACAGGGCTGGATCCCGCACGCGATCGAGATGCAACGCCAGCACCCCGATCTGTTCGACGACAACTACCTGCAGAACATCATGATGAGCGGTGTCGTCGCCGCCCACGAGACCACCACCAACGCCACCGGCAACGCCTTCCGCACGCTCCTAGAGGACCGCGCGGCCTGGGAAGAGATCTGCGTCGATCCCACACTGATCCCCAAGGCCATCGAGGAATGCCTGCGCTACAGCGGTTCCGTCGTCGCATGGCGGCGTAAGGCCGTCACCGACACCACCGTCGGCGGCGTCGAGATCCCCGCGGGCGGCCGACTGCTCATCGTCATGGCCTCGGCGAACCGTGACGACTCGGTCTTCCCCGAACCCGACGACTTCGACATCCATCGCGGCAACGCCCGCCGTCACCTCACCTTCGGCATCGGAAGCCACACCTGCCTCGGTGCCACGCTCGCCCGGTTGGAGATGAAGGTGTTCCTCGAAGAGGTGTCCCGTCGTCTCCCGCACATGTCGCTCGTTGCCGGACAGGACTTCTCGTACCTGCCCAACACCTCCTTCCGGGGCCCCGAGCACGTGCTCGTCGAGTGGGATCCCCAGCGCAATCCCGTGCCCGCCGACCGCCCCTGACCGACCCGAAGGAACGAGACCACACATGTACCGCGTCACCATCACCTACAGCCAGCCCACCGACCCGGCCGCGTTCGACGAGCACTACACCACCAAGCATCTGCCGCTGGTGCGCCAGATCCCGAGCGTCAAGAAGTTCGCCTACGGCAAATGTGAATCCCTCGACGGCAACCCGCCTGCCGCCTACGGACACGCACAGCTGTACTTCGAGACGAAAGAAGAAGCCGGACAGGCTTTTGCGTCCCCCGAAGGCCAGAACGCCGCCGCTGACGTCGCCAACTTCGCCACCGGCGGAGTGACGATGCTCTTCAGCGACGAAGAGACCGTTCTGCCGTGAGCCCGGGGTGGGGCGCCGGCGCCACCGCCGGTGCCCCACCCCGGAGTTCGTCCCTATTGCACTTTTTTCGTGAAAGAGAGATAGACGTGCCCACCGTCACCTACGTTCACCCTGATGGAACCAAGCATGAGGTCGAGGTTCCCGCCGGCAAGAGGGTCATGCAGGCCGCCATCGGCGCCGGAATCGACGGCATCGTCGCCGAATGCGGAGGTCAGGCCATGTGCGCGACGTGCCACGTCTACGTCGAAAGCCCCTGGTCGGACAAGTTTCCGGCGATCTCCGAAGAAGAAGACGAAATGCTCGAGGACACCGTCAGCCCCCGCACGGAATCCAGCCGACTGTCCTGCCAGCTCGTCGTCACCGACGAGGTCGAGGGCCTGATCGTGCAGTTGCCGCAGGAGCAGGTATGAGCACCGAACGGATTGTCATCGTCGGATCCGGCCAGGCGGGTTTCGAAGCAGCCGTCAGCCTCCGCAGCCACGGCTTCGCCGGGTCGATCACCCTGATCGGCGACGAGCCGGGGGTGCCCTACCAGCGGCCGCCGCTGTCGAAGGCATACCTGCACAGCGAACCCGACCGGGACTCTCTCGCCTTGCGGCCCAGCCAGTACTTCGACGAACACCGGATCACCCTCGCCTGCGGAAAACCCGTCGTCCACATCGACCGAGACAATCAGCGCGTCGAGCTGATCGACGCCACGACGGTCGAGTACGACCACCTGATCCTGGCAACGGGCGCCCGGAACCGGACGCTGCCCGTCCCCGGCGCCGACCTGCCCGGCGTGCACTACCTCCGGACCGCGGCCGAAGCCGAATCCCTCACCGCGAGCATGGCCGCGTGTACCTCGTTGGTCGTCATCGGCGCCGGATTCATCGGCCTCGAAGTGGCCGCCGCGGCCCGCAAGAAGGGCATCGAGGTCACCGTCGTCGAGGCAATGCCGCGGCCCATGGCCCGGGCACTGTCCGAGGCGATGTCGGAGTACTTCTCCACCGCACACACCGACCACGGCGTGGAAATGCGCCTGTCGACCGGTGTGGAAGAGATCATCGCCGCCGACGGGCGAGCCGCTGGAGTCGCCACATCAACCGGTGACGTCATCCGCGCCGACGCGGTGGTCGTAGGGATCGGGGTCCTTCCCAACATCGAGCAGGCGGCACTCGCCGGCCTACAGGTCGACAACGGCATCGTCGTCGACGAGTACCTCCGCACAGGCGATCCCCACATCTCGGCCATCGGTGACTGCGCCGCCTACCCCATCGCCGGCTCCGCCGGCCTGGTGCGGCTCGAATCCGTGCAGAACGCCGTCGACCAGGCACGCTGCATCGCTGGTCAAATCACCGGCAGCGCCACCAAATACCACAGTGTGCCGTGGTTCTGGTCCGAACAATACGAGTCGAAATTGCAGATGACTGGGTTGACCACCGGGGCCGACACCCACGTGGTCCGCGGTTCGGTCGACAGCGGAGCGTTCTCCATCTTCTGCTTCGCCGGCGACCGACTCCTCGGCGTCGAGTCCGTGAACAAGCCACGCGATCACATGGCCGCCCGCAAGATCCTCGCCAGCGACATGCCACTCACACCCGCACAGGCCGCCGACACCACCTTCGACCTCAAACAGGCCATTGCCGAACACAAGGACCGCCAAACCGCAGAAACCGAGCGCGGCGGTGTCGAACACCAGGCAGTGGCATCATGAGCGGCACCTTCCGGATCGAGCGGGTCGTCACCGAGGGCACCTTCGCCCTCGACGGCGGCGAATGGAACGTCGACAACAACATCTGGCTGGTCGGGGACGACACCGACGTGGTGATCGTCGACGCCGCCCATGCCGCGCAGCCGATCATCGACGCGATCGGCGACCGGCACGTGAACGCGGTGATCTGCACCCACGGGCACAACGACCACGTCACCGTCGCCCCGGAACTGGCCGAACGGTTGCACGCCCCGGTGCTGCTGCACCCGGGTGATGACGTGCTGTGGAAGATGACCCACCCGGACGACAAGTACTGGAGTCTCGAGGACGGGCAGCGGATCGCGATCGCCGGCACCGACATCCAGGTCATCCACGCACCCGGACATTCGCCGGGGTCGGTGTGCCTGTACCTGCCCGAGGTGGGGGCGTTGTTCTCCGGGGACACCCTGTTCTCCGGCGGCCCGGGCGCCACGGGTCGGTCGTACTCGGATTTCCCGACGATCATCGGATCGATCCGGGACCGGTTGTTCGCTCTGCCCGAGGAGACCGTGGTCCACACCGGGCACGGGGACGGCACCACGATCGGGACCGAGGCCCCGCATCTCGCCGACTGGATCACGCAAGGGAGTTGACCTCCCGGCATGGGGTTCCGTTCCTCGAACGGGACCCTATGCCTGACGACACAAATAGACCCCCGAAAGATATCCCCACCGCCCACCCCACAACAGGAGACACCATGACTTCGGAAGAACAAGCCATGCTCGAGCTCGCCCGAATCTGGGCTCCCTACGGAGGCGCGCGGCCAGGTGACATCCTCGTCGAGTTCGGTATGAGCCCAGCCCGCTACTACCAAAACATCACCAGAATCCTCCGCACCGTCGCGGTCCGGAACCTACCAATCGCCGAGCGCCACCGCATCGAAGAATGTGCGGCACGCTACTCGGCACAACCTATTTCTTTGTAGCGAAGACGAATTCGGCAAACGTGGGAATGCTTCCGTTGGCGCAAAAGGTGAGTTCACGCAAAAGGTGAGTTCAGTAGGTTAGCGCAGGTTCTCAACAATCATTCGACGTCGATGTTGAGCACTACCAGCAAATCGGCAAGGAGCTTGTCTGCCTCGTTCCCGACGGGGTCTGCGCCCCTCCGGGTCACCTTCTCCGCTATCGAAACTTGACGAACCAGGCGTCGAAACGTTCGAGTCGAGACCTCGCTCCCCGGCCGGTGAGCGCACTGCGAAGTGGCGGATCGTAGTGTGCCGCTTCTTCCCTGACTAGGATGGTGGCGATGTCACTATCTCTACCTCAACTTCTGTTGGGTATTCCGTAAGCGACGGTGAGCCTTTCGATCGCGGACTGGCTAACTCCGGCTTCGGCGGCGATCCGGCCGTGGGTGCGCTTGTCAACGACGTAACATTGATACAGCCAGTCACGATCGAGGTCATATTTGCCATGGCATCCGGACTCGAGCATGGGCACGTCCGGCTCGTGGAGGCGGCGGGCGATCATCTTGCGCTCAATTCCCTTCTCGGCAGCCAGTTTCCGTGTCGACCGGACCCTGCTGCGCCCAGGCGTCGATCGCCTTCCGGCTGAGCGAGAGGCGGATCTCGCGGTACCGCCGCGACGAGTGCGGCACCGTGCGCGGCTTGGGTTCCTGACAGGGCCGGGCATGATCGGACAGCAGGCACCGTCTGTGTTCGCGTGAAGTTCCGAACAGCTCGCCGATGGCACCGCAAGACAGATCGGTTTCCATGACCGCGGCATGGACAGGAGCGACGTCGAGGATATCAGGGTGAGGTCCGGGAGTTCGAGTCCATCGAGAATCGAGATCGGCGGCTGCCAGCTGACGAGTTCGTCGGAAAGGCCGAGATCGGTGAGATAGCCGTGGACCTAGTCCGCGAGTGCGCCGGCGATGCGGTCGTTCAAATGGAAGACGAAACTCTCGTAGTGCATCCGGAGTGCGTTCGACGGCAGGGAGAGGGGTATCGGCGCCTGGTACAGCGAGGTGCCGGTCAGCGTGGTGTGTAGACGTAGCAGCGGGCGGCGCGCAGGTTGGCTCCTCCGACGCCGCAGTCGAGATCATTTTCGCGGCACAGGCCCGCCAAATTCGATCCGGTAGCAGATTCGGCCCGATGAGCTGGCGACGCCTCTGGTAGTCGCTCCTATGCTGGCGACATCTCCGGTTTGGGAGTTGGTGGGTGAGCGTAGTAGGCCACCTCGAACGGTCGGGACTGACGTACCCGAGCCGGCTGTGCAGGCGGCTGGTGTTGACCGCACGCCGCCCGCACGCCACGGCCTTTTCACGGCCCGCGAGTACTTGCACAGCTTCGTTCCGCGAGACGGAAATGCCCCTAACTGCGGCAAAGTGGTGCCCCCAGTCGGACTCGAACCGACACTTGGCGGATTTTAAGTCCGCTGCCTCTGCCAATTGGGCTATAGGGGCTACCGGTCGCCGAGGGTGTTGCTCGGCGACCGTGCGCAGACCACCCTAGCTCAGGCGATCGACAAGGCGATTCCGTCGAGGATGTCGTGTTCGCTGACGACGAGTTGGTCGATGCCGGCCTTTTTCTCGAATGCGTCGGCGAGGGCGAGGGTCACGATCGCTCCGCCGCCGATGACGTCGACCCGTCCGGGGTGCATCGGGCCGAGCGCGGCGCGTTCGGTGTGGGTCATGGCGATCAGCGAGGTGCAGACTTCCCGCAGCCGGGGCAGCGGGATGCGGGAGAGATGCACCTGTTCGGCGTCGTATTCGGGCAGTTTTTTCGCGAGTGCGGCGATCGTGGTCATCGTGCCGGCGACACCGACCCAGGTGTGAGCCTGTTCGACGGGGACGCGGGCGAACGCGTCGTCCAGGCGTTCCTGCGCGAACGCCCGGGCATCCTCGATCTGCGCCTGTGTCGGCGGGTCGTCGTGGAGGCAGCGCTCGGTGATGCGCACGCAACCGATGTCGGTGGAGAACGCCGCGTGGACGCCGGACTCGTCGCCGAGCACCACCTCGGTGGAACCGCCACCGAGGTCCACGACCACGAACGGCCCCTGCGACGGATCGAGTTCCCCGACCGCCCCGTTGAACGACAGTCGTGCTTCCTCGTCGCCCGTGATGACTTCGGCCCCGGCGCCCGCGATGACGGCACCCAGCACGTCGCGGGTCATCGAGAAGAAGTCCTCCCGATTGGACGCGTCGCGGGTGGCGGACGTGGCCACCATGCGGACGGCGGTGGCGCCGGCGTCCGCGATCATTCCGGCGTACTCGGCCAACGCGACGCGGGTGCGTTCGATGGCCTCGGGCGCAAGCCGCCCGGTGGCGTCCACACCCTGCCCCAGCCGGACGACGCGCATCTCGCGTCGGACGTCGTGCAGTGCGCCCGTGTCGTCGACGTCGGCGACGAGGAGGCGGATGGAGTTCGTGCCGCAGTCGACGGCCGCGACGCGCGTCACTGCTCGGGGCTTTCGATGTCGTCGATGCCGGGCCAGTCCGCGGGAATCGCGGTGCCCCTCAGCTTTCCGCCTGCCGCGGACGCGGCGAGGGCCACCGACTCGTCGCCGAGCGGGTTGACGCCCGGCCCCTTCGCCAGCGAGTGGGCCATCAGCACGTGCAGGCACTTGACGCGCTCGGGCATGCCGCCGCCGGTGAAGTCCGTTCCCAGGGGTTCGATGGCGTCGCGCTCGGCGAGATACGACTGGTGGGCGCGCAGGTATGCGGCCGCGAGTTCCGGATCCTGCCCCAGACGTTCGGTCATCTCACGCATGACACCCGCGGACTCCTGCCTGCTGGCCTCCGCGGTCAGTCGCGGGTCGGTCAGGTAGTACAGCGTCGGGAACGGCGTTCCGTCGGGAAGTTTGGGCGCGGTCTTCACGACGCCGGGTGCGCCGTCGGGACTGCGGTACGCGATCTCGAGCACTCCTCGCGGTTCGCGGCCGAGTTGGGCGGCGACGGCGGCGAGGTCTTCCTGCGGCACGGGGCTGGACGGGTCGGACGAAGTGGTCACCCGGTGGGTTCTCCTGGTTCTGGCGGTACGGGCGGCGGCACCACGGGGGGCGCCGGAGCCGGTGCCGGCTGCACCTCGGGTGCGGCCGGCGGTTCTGAAATGGTCTTCCACAGGTCGGAGTACCAGGGGCCCGCCATCTCGGCGTCCTTCTCCTCCGGCTTCTCCGGCTCCTTGTAGTCGCCGGGCAGCTGCACCTGGAACGGGGTGTCGCCGGGCTTCACCCACCGGAGCCGTCCCCGCGCCTGCGCCTCGATGTAGGCGGGGTCCGAGTAGCGCTCCTCGAGGATCCGCAGTTCCCGCAGATCCTTCTCGAGTTGAACCTGTTCCGCCGCAATACGATCCGCTTCACCACGCTGGGTGAGGTAGTTGCGCAGCGGAACCGCGAGAGTGAGGGCGAGCAGCAGCACGACCATGACGAGGACGAGCGCCTGGCCCGTCGACAGCCCGAGGATCTTGTGCTCGGACCGGGGTATGCGGGCGGCCCCGGTCGCGCCCACCCGTCTCGGGCGGGCGCGACCGGGGAGCACCTTGCCGGTGTCGGCGCTGTCGACGGCGTCCGGTTTGCCGTCGGCCTGCCCCGGCGTCGTCGATTTGGTGGTGCGGGGGCGTCGCGCTCCGGGAGCGCCCTCCGCGCGGCTTCCGCGGGCCCGTTCACCACGCCCGGTGCCACGGCCGCCCGGACTTGCTCCGGACGACCGCGGCCTACCGCGTTGTGCCACCTACCCCAACACCCCTAACTCGACTGTCGAACGTCAGCCTTCGAATGCGAACCGCGGGAAGGCGACCTCGCCGGCGTAGCGGGCGGCGTCGCCCAGGTTCTCCTCGATGCGCAGCAGCTGGTTGTACTTGGCGACGCGCTCGCTGCGTGCGGGCGCGCCGGTCTTGATCTGACCGCTACCCACGGCGACCGCGAGGTCGGCGATGGTGGTGTCCTCGGTCTCGCCGGACCGGTGGCTCATCATCGTCTTGTAGCCGTTGCGGTGCGCGAGGTCGACGGCGTCGAGGGTCTCGGTCAGCGTGCCGATCTGGTTGACCTTCACCAGCAGCGCGTTCGCGGCGCCCTTGACGATGCCCTCTTCCAGACGCTCCGGGTTGGTGACGAACAGGTCGTCACCGACGAGCTGGACCTTGTTGCCGATCTGATCGGTCAGGGCGACCCAGCCGTCCCAGTCGTCCTCGTCCAGCGGGTCCTCGATGGACACGATCGGGTAGGCGTCGACCAGTTCGGCGTAGAACGCCGCCATCTCGTCCGCGGTCCGGTTGCTGCCCTCGAACTTGTAGCCGGTGCCGTCGGTGTAGAACTCGGTGGCGGCGACGTCGAGCGCCAGCGCCACGTCGGTGCCCAGCACCAGGCCGGTCTTGCCGATGGCGACGCTGATCAGGTCGAGCGCTTCCTTGGTGCCCGCGACATCGGGGGCGAAGCCGCCCTCGTCACCGAGACCGGTGGCCAGGCCCTTCTCCTTCAGCACCGACTTGAGCGCGTGATACACCTCGGCGCCCCAGCGCAGCGACTCCTTGAACGTGGCCGCACCGATCGGGGCGACCATGAACTCCTGGACGTCGACACCCGTGTCGGCATGCGCGCCACCGTTGAGGATGTTCATCATCGGGACGGGCAGGACGTGGGCGTTGGGGCCACCGACGTAACGGAAGAGGTCGAGACCGGACGACTCGGCGGCCGCGCGGGCCACCGCGAGGGACGCACCCAGGAGCGCGTTGGCGCCCAGACGCGACTTGTCGGGGGTGCCGTCCGCGTCCAACAGGGCCTGGTCGACGGTCCGCTGCTCGGTGGCGTCGATCCCGATGATGGCCGGAGCGATCTCGCTCAGGACGGCCTCGACGGCCTTCTCGACACCCTTGCCGTTGTACCGGTCGCCGCCGTCACGCAGTTCGACGGCCTCGTGCTCACCGGTCGAAGCACCCGACGGAACCGCGGCGCGAGCGAAACTTCCGTCGTCGAGCAGCACCTCGACCTCCACCGTGGGGTTACCACGGGAATCGAGGATCTCACGGGCTCCGACCTGCTCAATGATGGACACTTGCTGATTCTCCTTATATTGGCCTTCGCACTGTGCAGCGACCGGTCCGATCGTGCCAGGACACCAGATCGTGCCAGGACACAGCGTAACGGCACACCGAAACCCGCGCGGGATGGCGCGCCCCGCCGACGGCGATCCGCCCGCGCGACACCTGTCGATGCAGCGTCGATCACGTCACGAAGCGGTGGTGGAAGGATTACGGGCGCACCCCGACGGAGTAGGCGGACGCCCGGTCGCGCACCAGGGTGAGGTACTCCCCCGACAGGTTGTAGGCCATCAGCGCCGACTGCCAGCCGTCCGGCGTGGTGAGGTCGCCGCCCCGGTCGCACAGGTAGCGGGCGGCGGTCAACGCCGCGTCGTCGATGTTGTCGGCGTCGGCCACGCCGTCACCGTTCGCGTCGACACCCCACCTCTTCCACGTCTCGGGAATGAACTGCAGGGGACCCATGGCGCGGTCGTGCACCGGGTCGCCGTCCATCGCGCCGCCGTCGGTGTCGGGGATCTCGGCGACGCCGGGTCCGCCGTCGAGGGGGATGCCCCGGATCTCGGGCGTCACCTGCCCGGTGGGCCCGACCGTCGAACCGGCGTGCGTGCCGTGCCTGCTCTCGACGCTGGCGATTCCGGCGAGGGTGGTCCACCCGATCCCGCATTCGGGTTTCGTCTCGGCCATCACCGCCGACGCGTAGCCGTACGCCTCGAGCGCGGTATTTCCGATGCCGATCGAGTCGGCCAGTCCGGCGGACCACTCGTGCAGTTGATCCGCGGATCGTCCGGGTGCGTTGATGTCGATCGGCGGGGTCGCCGCGCCGGGACCGGGCGGGATGCCCTCCGGGATCGCGATCCTCGGTTGCTGCTCCCGCGAGCACGCGCCGTAGGCGAGAACCACGACCACCGTCGCCGCGAGGAGGGCGAACAGCGGTCCGGGCCATCGGGAACGACGTTTCGGCCGCGCGGGATATCGGTTCACGTCTCCATCATCCACACCGAACTCGTCGATCCCGGCCAGGCGAGACGGCGTCCACACCGAACACGGGTCACGACACCGCAACAGACCGAAGGTAAAGAGTTATAAAAGTGCTGGTGAGGGGTTCTTCGGACGCGTTCACCCGGTGTATGTTTTTCCACAGGGCTAAGGTTCGCCTTGCCTACAGCAAGGTTGCCTACCCAACCTTGCTGATCAGTCAGCTCGACGTCGTCTCGACCAGGAGTGTGCATGTCCGTCCTCGCCGCAGGGACCGCGCCGTCGATCGCCACCCAGCTGTTCGGCAGTGGATTGATCGGTCTGCGAGAGGGCCTCGAGGCGGGCATCGTCGTCATGATCCTCGCCGCGTTCCTCGTGAAAGCCGAACGCAGGGACGCACTCAAATGGGTCTGGCTCGGCGTCGGAATCGCCGTGGCGATGGTGGCGGCGATCTTCCTCGTCATCCACTACGGAACGTCGACCGTCACCGGACTGACCGCCGAGATCATCGCCGGCGTCGCATCACTCGTCGCGGTCGCGATCGTCACCACCATGGTGCTGTGGATGCGGAAGGCCGCGCGGACCATCTCCCACGACCTCAAGGCCGGCATGGAGAAGGCACTGGTCGCCGGTCCGATCGCGGTGCTCACACTCGCGTTCTTCGCCGTCGGCCGAGAAGGTGTCGAGACCGCGCTCCTCATGGTCGGGTACGCCGAGAACACCGCGGGCAGTGCGTGGCCCCTCGTCGGCCTCCTACTCGGCATCGTCGCGGCCGCGGTCCTCACCGTCCTGCTGTACATCGGCGCCGTCCGGCTCGACTTCGCGAAATTCTTCAAGTACACCGGCATCTTCCTGATCATCGTCGCCGCCGGAATCCTCGGGTACGGCGTCCATGCACTGCAGGTCGGTGGTGTCCTGCCCGGCGGTTCCGCACTCGCGTTCGACATCTCCGGCGGATACGACGCCTCCAGCTGGTACGGCACCGTCCTGGCCGGCGTCTTCAACTTCCGGCCCGACCCGACCGTCCTGCAGGCGGTCGCCTGGGCCGGGTACCTCGTCGTGGTCCTGTTCCTGTTTCTCCGGCCCGTCTCCGCACCCAAACGCGCACCCGAGCCCTCCGCATCCCCGACGGCCTCCGCGGCCCCCGAGCGCACTGCCTCCCCCTCACCCGACGAAACAGTTTCGTGAAAGGCAATTTCCGCCCATGAAGACCATGCGCCGATCCACCTTCGCCCTCGCCTCGGTCGCCGTGCTGCCACTGGCCCTCGCAGGCTGTACCGAGAAGTCGACGGCGAGCACCGACGACATCACCGTCACCGCGAGCGACGAGACCTGCGACGTCAGCGCCGAGTCCGGGGCCACCGGTACCAGCACGTTCCAGGTCACGAACAACGGCAGCAAGGTCACCGAGTTCTACGTGTACGCCGAGGGCGACCGGGCGATGGGTGAGGTCGAGAACATCGGTCCCGGGCTCACCCGCCAGCTGATCGTGTCGCTGCCCGACGCAGGCACCTACCAGCTCGCGTGCAAGCCCGGCATGGTCGGCAACGGCATCCGCCAGGAGTTCACCGTCACCGGCGACTCGACGAGCGCCTCCGACGAGAGCGGACAGCTCGCCGAGGCAGCCGACGGCTACCGCCGCTACATCCGCAGTCAGGTCGTCGCCCTGCAGGACACCACGCAGCAGTTCGTCGACGCCGTGAAGGCCGGCAACATCGATCAGGCCAAGGCCCTGTTCCCCGTCGCCCGCACCTACTACGAGCGCATCGAGCCCGAGGCGGAGAGCTTCGGCGAACTCGACCCCAAACTCGATCTGCGGGAGGCCGACCTCGAGCCCGGGCAGGAATGGACCGGTTTCCACCGGCTGGAGAAGGACCTGTGGGTGACCGGTCCCCAGCCCGACACCA includes these proteins:
- a CDS encoding Ppx/GppA phosphatase family protein, which gives rise to MTRVAAVDCGTNSIRLLVADVDDTGALHDVRREMRVVRLGQGVDATGRLAPEAIERTRVALAEYAGMIADAGATAVRMVATSATRDASNREDFFSMTRDVLGAVIAGAGAEVITGDEEARLSFNGAVGELDPSQGPFVVVDLGGGSTEVVLGDESGVHAAFSTDIGCVRITERCLHDDPPTQAQIEDARAFAQERLDDAFARVPVEQAHTWVGVAGTMTTIAALAKKLPEYDAEQVHLSRIPLPRLREVCTSLIAMTHTERAALGPMHPGRVDVIGGGAIVTLALADAFEKKAGIDQLVVSEHDILDGIALSIA
- a CDS encoding DUF3263 domain-containing protein, with protein sequence MTSEEQAMLELARIWAPYGGARPGDILVEFGMSPARYYQNITRILRTVAVRNLPIAERHRIEECAARYSAQPISL
- a CDS encoding 2Fe-2S iron-sulfur cluster-binding protein, which codes for MPTVTYVHPDGTKHEVEVPAGKRVMQAAIGAGIDGIVAECGGQAMCATCHVYVESPWSDKFPAISEEEDEMLEDTVSPRTESSRLSCQLVVTDEVEGLIVQLPQEQV
- a CDS encoding cytochrome P450, which encodes MTVDHAPEGVKSPTGCPVSGMAAGFDPFRGAYQVDPPTSLKEARKEEPVFYSPLLDYWVVTRYEDIKQIFKTPSVFSPSITLDQITPISDEALQILGTYQFAPGPTIVNEDEPIHTERRRLLMQPFEADNVAVLEPKIREVVNTYLDRVIKDGRADLIGDLLYEVPCIVALIFLGVPDEDIETCRHFGMQQTLFTWGHPTGDEQTRVATGMGKFWEFAGGLVQKLKADPNAQGWIPHAIEMQRQHPDLFDDNYLQNIMMSGVVAAHETTTNATGNAFRTLLEDRAAWEEICVDPTLIPKAIEECLRYSGSVVAWRRKAVTDTTVGGVEIPAGGRLLIVMASANRDDSVFPEPDDFDIHRGNARRHLTFGIGSHTCLGATLARLEMKVFLEEVSRRLPHMSLVAGQDFSYLPNTSFRGPEHVLVEWDPQRNPVPADRP
- a CDS encoding EthD family reductase: MYRVTITYSQPTDPAAFDEHYTTKHLPLVRQIPSVKKFAYGKCESLDGNPPAAYGHAQLYFETKEEAGQAFASPEGQNAAADVANFATGGVTMLFSDEETVLP
- a CDS encoding FtsB family cell division protein is translated as MAQRGRPRSSGASPGGRGTGRGERARGSRAEGAPGARRPRTTKSTTPGQADGKPDAVDSADTGKVLPGRARPRRVGATGAARIPRSEHKILGLSTGQALVLVMVVLLLALTLAVPLRNYLTQRGEADRIAAEQVQLEKDLRELRILEERYSDPAYIEAQARGRLRWVKPGDTPFQVQLPGDYKEPEKPEEKDAEMAGPWYSDLWKTISEPPAAPEVQPAPAPAPPVVPPPVPPEPGEPTG
- the eno gene encoding phosphopyruvate hydratase codes for the protein MSIIEQVGAREILDSRGNPTVEVEVLLDDGSFARAAVPSGASTGEHEAVELRDGGDRYNGKGVEKAVEAVLSEIAPAIIGIDATEQRTVDQALLDADGTPDKSRLGANALLGASLAVARAAAESSGLDLFRYVGGPNAHVLPVPMMNILNGGAHADTGVDVQEFMVAPIGAATFKESLRWGAEVYHALKSVLKEKGLATGLGDEGGFAPDVAGTKEALDLISVAIGKTGLVLGTDVALALDVAATEFYTDGTGYKFEGSNRTADEMAAFYAELVDAYPIVSIEDPLDEDDWDGWVALTDQIGNKVQLVGDDLFVTNPERLEEGIVKGAANALLVKVNQIGTLTETLDAVDLAHRNGYKTMMSHRSGETEDTTIADLAVAVGSGQIKTGAPARSERVAKYNQLLRIEENLGDAARYAGEVAFPRFAFEG
- a CDS encoding MBL fold metallo-hydrolase; this translates as MSGTFRIERVVTEGTFALDGGEWNVDNNIWLVGDDTDVVIVDAAHAAQPIIDAIGDRHVNAVICTHGHNDHVTVAPELAERLHAPVLLHPGDDVLWKMTHPDDKYWSLEDGQRIAIAGTDIQVIHAPGHSPGSVCLYLPEVGALFSGDTLFSGGPGATGRSYSDFPTIIGSIRDRLFALPEETVVHTGHGDGTTIGTEAPHLADWITQGS
- a CDS encoding NAD(P)/FAD-dependent oxidoreductase yields the protein MSTERIVIVGSGQAGFEAAVSLRSHGFAGSITLIGDEPGVPYQRPPLSKAYLHSEPDRDSLALRPSQYFDEHRITLACGKPVVHIDRDNQRVELIDATTVEYDHLILATGARNRTLPVPGADLPGVHYLRTAAEAESLTASMAACTSLVVIGAGFIGLEVAAAARKKGIEVTVVEAMPRPMARALSEAMSEYFSTAHTDHGVEMRLSTGVEEIIAADGRAAGVATSTGDVIRADAVVVGIGVLPNIEQAALAGLQVDNGIVVDEYLRTGDPHISAIGDCAAYPIAGSAGLVRLESVQNAVDQARCIAGQITGSATKYHSVPWFWSEQYESKLQMTGLTTGADTHVVRGSVDSGAFSIFCFAGDRLLGVESVNKPRDHMAARKILASDMPLTPAQAADTTFDLKQAIAEHKDRQTAETERGGVEHQAVAS
- a CDS encoding DUF501 domain-containing protein, which encodes MTTSSDPSSPVPQEDLAAVAAQLGREPRGVLEIAYRSPDGAPGVVKTAPKLPDGTPFPTLYYLTDPRLTAEASRQESAGVMREMTERLGQDPELAAAYLRAHQSYLAERDAIEPLGTDFTGGGMPERVKCLHVLMAHSLAKGPGVNPLGDESVALAASAAGGKLRGTAIPADWPGIDDIESPEQ